The following coding sequences lie in one Treponema sp. OMZ 790 genomic window:
- a CDS encoding motility associated factor glycosyltransferase family protein, with protein sequence MSSISNNENLFYNAGLFSRRFPELSKSLGFDSENGIKNFEARIPETYFLEEAKLHHEDKKNFTARINGKYLHSKYNPVKEAEQNFSLDFFKDKKTKSSCIFYGLGLGYLQELYAKKNPKSSLIIVEPDLFIFLLFLKSRPLDEFFMHENLTILLGLYPKDVLDFFEAGSFSDVPIFKSPSLIEINSSWFFELETLKKRRDEKKNLNKNTFKKFGKLWLKNFLKNAAQIEKLPGILQIENFFKHYPCLILAAGPGLDDVCDLIKEYQDRFLVIASDTAVRACHRKGIKPDFILLMDAQYWNYLHLADLDISDSILVTESSVYPAVFRLKARAKFLCTSMFPLAQYIEKAIGEKGKLVTGGSVATACWDFARILGCSELIFCGLDLAFPNFQTHFKGSRFEEDVNSVSSRFQPSETASHKTLYYAAPGLKEGYLGKVLSDNRMQMYAWWFESKIAEFPESKTYNFLSRGLKIPNMEFLDKEGFLIKAEKSSLFKKQKADMLSALCSFKGQDSVEKKKISLAAALKELSSDLAKTKEAAKEGMDICRNILDSIKAEKTPQDAFIKQSIDRLNRIDEKIKTGKTNAVIGFDLLLAEDSNKNFNEKSFVSVYEESFLIYKKIYDIIGSLNITIE encoded by the coding sequence TTGAGCTCAATCTCGAATAATGAAAACTTGTTTTACAATGCGGGGCTTTTTTCGCGGCGGTTTCCGGAATTATCCAAAAGCCTCGGCTTTGACTCCGAAAATGGAATAAAAAATTTTGAAGCCCGCATTCCTGAAACTTATTTTCTTGAAGAAGCTAAATTACATCATGAGGATAAAAAAAATTTTACTGCACGCATAAACGGAAAATACCTTCACTCAAAATATAATCCCGTAAAAGAAGCCGAACAAAATTTCTCCCTCGATTTTTTTAAAGATAAAAAGACTAAAAGCTCCTGTATTTTTTACGGACTTGGTTTGGGGTATCTTCAAGAACTTTATGCAAAAAAAAATCCTAAATCGTCGCTGATTATAGTCGAGCCGGATCTTTTTATTTTTTTACTTTTTTTAAAAAGCCGTCCTTTGGACGAGTTTTTTATGCATGAAAATTTGACCATTCTTTTGGGGCTTTACCCGAAAGATGTCTTGGATTTTTTTGAAGCCGGCTCATTTTCTGATGTTCCTATTTTTAAATCTCCGTCTTTAATCGAAATAAATTCTTCGTGGTTTTTTGAACTTGAAACCTTAAAAAAAAGACGGGATGAAAAGAAAAATTTAAATAAAAATACATTTAAAAAATTCGGAAAACTTTGGCTTAAAAATTTTTTAAAGAATGCAGCTCAAATCGAAAAACTTCCGGGTATCTTGCAAATCGAAAATTTTTTTAAACATTATCCTTGTTTGATACTTGCTGCAGGCCCCGGACTGGATGATGTTTGTGATCTTATAAAAGAATATCAGGATAGATTTCTGGTCATAGCTTCAGACACTGCCGTAAGAGCCTGTCACCGAAAAGGAATAAAACCCGACTTTATTCTTTTAATGGATGCTCAATATTGGAATTACCTTCATCTTGCTGACCTTGATATTTCGGATTCTATCCTTGTTACCGAGTCTTCCGTATATCCTGCAGTCTTCCGTTTAAAGGCGAGGGCTAAGTTCTTATGTACATCGATGTTTCCTCTTGCTCAATATATCGAAAAAGCTATAGGAGAAAAAGGAAAACTTGTTACAGGAGGATCTGTTGCTACGGCCTGCTGGGATTTTGCAAGAATTTTGGGATGTTCGGAACTTATTTTTTGCGGTTTGGATCTTGCCTTTCCTAATTTTCAAACTCATTTTAAGGGAAGCCGTTTTGAGGAAGATGTAAACTCCGTTTCATCCCGTTTTCAGCCTTCAGAAACAGCATCCCATAAAACTCTTTATTATGCTGCACCCGGTTTAAAAGAAGGTTATTTAGGAAAAGTGTTAAGCGATAATCGGATGCAGATGTATGCTTGGTGGTTTGAAAGCAAGATTGCGGAATTTCCCGAAAGCAAAACATATAATTTTTTGTCTAGGGGTTTAAAAATTCCAAATATGGAATTTTTGGATAAGGAAGGTTTTTTAATAAAGGCCGAAAAATCTTCTCTTTTTAAAAAACAAAAAGCAGATATGCTGTCTGCTCTTTGCTCCTTTAAAGGGCAGGACAGTGTTGAGAAAAAAAAGATTAGTCTTGCCGCGGCATTAAAAGAATTAAGCTCCGATTTGGCAAAAACCAAGGAGGCGGCAAAGGAAGGCATGGATATTTGCCGAAACATCTTAGACTCCATAAAAGCCGAAAAAACGCCTCAAGATGCCTTTATAAAACAAAGTATAGACCGCCTAAACCGAATTGACGAAAAAATAAAAACCGGCAAGACCAATGCCGTAATAGGTTTTGACCTTTTGCTCGCTGAAGATTCAAATAAAAATTTTAACGAAAAATCTTTTGTATCCGTCTATGAAGAAAGTTTTTTAATCTATAAAAAAATATATGATATTATCGGGAGCCTGAATATTACTATAGAATAA
- a CDS encoding CPBP family intramembrane glutamic endopeptidase, translated as MRFDKKTIRILAEFTFIFIVFVLPPILNNKEFSMPPKPQGFFKVLIFAAKIVFLAAYEEVLYRIYLPYRIKTLLGNTNKFGPYLSAPEILSVLLFALAHRYLGFFNMLYALAAGIIFRILYLAFKKKMECKTEQKKAIITAALIVTIIHSCNNGIVYLLFIL; from the coding sequence ATGCGTTTTGATAAGAAGACTATAAGAATTTTAGCTGAATTTACCTTCATTTTTATCGTTTTTGTTCTCCCCCCCATTTTGAACAACAAGGAATTTTCCATGCCTCCTAAGCCGCAAGGCTTTTTTAAGGTTTTAATCTTTGCGGCAAAGATTGTTTTTTTGGCAGCCTATGAAGAAGTTTTATACCGCATATACTTACCGTACAGAATAAAAACGCTCTTAGGAAATACCAATAAATTTGGGCCTTATCTTTCAGCTCCCGAAATCCTTTCGGTATTGCTATTTGCTCTGGCTCACCGCTACCTCGGTTTTTTTAATATGCTTTATGCTTTGGCAGCAGGTATAATTTTTAGAATTTTATACCTTGCATTTAAAAAGAAAATGGAATGCAAAACAGAACAAAAAAAAGCGATTATCACGGCAGCTTTGATTGTGACCATAATACACTCCTGTAATAACGGTATTGTCTATCTTTTATTTATTCTATAG